A stretch of the Capsicum annuum cultivar UCD-10X-F1 chromosome 10, UCD10Xv1.1, whole genome shotgun sequence genome encodes the following:
- the LOC107844100 gene encoding conserved oligomeric Golgi complex subunit 5, producing MASPAIQRSSPLQRLSTFNKSTPIPIPTPTPTHPTPTPLDSFSSDPIFSSFLSPDFDSTKFSSAALSSGSTASRIEKLHEGLRKLDLQLRNEVLNRHEDLLSQLTSLRVVESSLSSLRSSVSNLQGLVKKVRSELSEPHKEIEVKTLQLSNLNKVIQLLQSTIRVVRLCKKLRDVVVDLGNEKFDLSKGAQLHYEVLSVYNEYHLAGIDVVDLEVTWVIEIGGKLRGEGMKVLDKGLEGLNQAEVGAGLQVFYNMGELRGTVDGLVSKYKGMGVKSITTALDMKAVSSVGGGFGGPGGVQRSGTPQFGGSGKAKDALWQRMSGCMDQLHSVVVAVWHLQRVLSKKRDPFTHVLLLDEVMQEGDPMLTDRVWEALVKSFANQMKSTFSTSSFVKEIFTLGYPKLFSMLENLLERISRDTDVKGVPPALSLEAKDQMLSSIEIFQTAFLTLCLSRLSELVNTVFPVSSRGSVPSKDHIARIISRIQEEIEAVQMDARLTLLVLHEINKVLLLLSERTEYQISTGPEARQITGPATSAQVKNFALCQHLQEIHTRVSSMVAGLPAIATDILSPSLGSIYGVAGDSVTPLFQSTLDRLESCILQIHDQNFGSLGMDAAMDNNASPYMEELQKSILHFRSEFLSRLLPSSSNSLTTGSETICTRLVRSMASRVLIFFIRHASLVRPLSESGKLRLARDMAELELAVGQNLFPVEQLGAPYRALRAFRPVIFLETSQLASSPLRQNLPPSVILHHLYSRGPEELQSPLQRNRLTPMQYSLWMDSQGEDQIWKGIKATLDDYAAKVRSRGDKEFSPVYPLMLEIGSSLSGNH from the exons ATGGCGTCTCCGGCAATTCAACGATCATCTCCTCTTCAGCGTCTCTCAACTTTCAACAAATCCACCCCTATCCCTatccctacccccacccccacccaccctacccccaccccccTCGACTCCTTCTCTTCCGATCCCATTTTCTCCTCCTTCCTTTCCCCCGATTTCGACTCCACTAAGTTCTCCTCCGCCGCCCTCTCCTCCGGCTCCACCGCTTCTCGTATCGAAAAGCTCCACGAAGGTCTCCGTAAACTCGACCTCCAGCTCCGTAACGAAGTTTTGAACCGTCACGAAGATTTACTATCTCAGCTCACTTCACTACGTGTCGTTGAGTCGTCCCTTTCATCTCTCCGTTCCTCCGTGTCTAATCTCCAGGGTTTGGTTAAGAAGGTTCGTTCGGAGTTATCCGAACCGCATAAGGAAATTGAGGTGAAGACACTTCAGCTTTCGAATTTGAATAAGGTAATTCAGTTGTTACAGAGTACGATTAGGGTTGTTCGTTTGTGTAAGAAGCTAAgggatgttgttgttgatttggGTAATGAGAAGTTTGATCTATCGAAGGGTGCACAGTTACATTATGAAGTGCTTTCGGTTTATAATGAGTATCATTTAGCTGGGATTGATGTTGTTGATTTGGAGGTGACATGGGTGATTGAAATAGGGGGTAAGTTACGCGGTGAAGGGATGAAGGTGTTGGATAAGGGGCTAGAAGGATTGAATCAAGCGGAGGTTGGGGCGGGTTTGCAAGTTTTTTATAATATGGGGGAGTTGAGGGGGACAGTGGATGGGTTGGTTAGTAAGTATAAGGGAATGGGGGTGAAGAGTATAACGACCGCGTTGGATATGAAAGCGGTTTCTTCTGTTGGTGGTGGATTTGGTGGTCCGGGAGGGGTACAGAGAAGTGGGACACCGCAGTTTGGTGGAAGTGGAAAGGCAAAGGATGCGTTGTGGCAAAGGATGAGTGGTTGTATGGATCAGTTGCATTCTGTTGTCGTCGCTGTTTGGCATTTGCAGAGGGTTTTGTCGAAGAAAAGAGATCCCTTTACGCATGTTTTGCTGCTTGACGAGGTCATGCAG GAAGGTGATCCGATGTTGACAGATCGTGTTTGGGAGGCACTGGTTAAATCTTTTGCTAACCAAATGAAGTCCACTTTCAGCACCTCAAGCTTTGTTAAGGAGATATTCACACTTGGATATCCAAAACTCTTCTCTATGTTAGAAAACCTGCTTGAAAGAATTTCACGTGATACAGATGTCAAAGGAGTTCCACCAGCTCTTAGTTTAGAAGCAAAGGACCAAATGTTATCTTCTATTGAGATATTCCAGACTGCTTTCCTAACCCTCTGTCTGAGTCGTCTTTCAGAACTTGTTAATACTGTATTTCCAGTGTCCAGTCGTGGAAGTGTTCCCTCAAAAGATCACATTGCAAGGATTATATCACGAATTCAAGAAGAAATAGAAGCCGTCCAGATGGATGCTCGGTTAACTCTTCTTGTTTTGCATGAGATCAACAAAGTTCTGCTTCTGCTTTCAGAAAGAACAGAATACCAG ATATCTACAGGGCCTGAGGCACGGCAAATAACAGGTCCTGCAACTTCAGCACAGGTGAAGAACTTTGCATTATGCCAGCATCTGCAAGAAATTCATACCCGCGTATCATCTATGGTGGCAGGATTACCAGCTATTGCAACCGATATTCTGTCTCCTTCGCTGGGATCCATCTATGGAGTAGCAGGTGATTCAGTGACACCACTATTCCAATCAACGCTTGATCGACTGGAGTCTTGTATCTTGCAAATTCATGATCAAAATTTTGGTAGTCTCGGAATGGATGCTGCTATGGACAATAATGCATCGCCTTATATGGAAGAATTGCAGAAGAGCATTCTCCATTTCCGTAGTGAATTCCTGTCCAGGCTGTTGCCTTCTTCGTCAAATAGCTTGACTACAGGTTCAGAAACTATTTGTACTAGACTCGTGAGGAGCATGGCATCTAGAGTTCTGATATTTTTCATTAGGCATGCTTCACTTGTTAGACCTCTCTCTGAATCCGGCAAGTTGAGATTGGCCAGGGACATGGCTGAGCTGGAATTAGCGGTTGGACAAAACTTGTTTCCAGTAGAACAACTCGGTGCCCCATATCGAGCACTTAGAGCATTTCGTCCAGTCATATTCCTGGAAACATCCCAACTTGCATCATCCCCACTTCGTCAAAATCTACCACCAAGTGTCATACTGCACCATCTTTACTCACGTGGTCCTGAAGAGCTTCAATCACCCTTGCAAAGAAATAGACTTACTCCTATGCAGTATTCACTATGGATGGATTCACAAGGCGAGGACCAGATCTGGAAAGGCATTAAAGCTACTCTAGACGATTATGCTGCTAAGGTACGTTCAAGAGGGGACAAGGAATTTAGTCCCGTCTATCCTTTGATGCTCGAAATTGGTTCCTCTTTATCTGGGAATCATTAA
- the LOC107844758 gene encoding uncharacterized protein LOC107844758, with protein sequence MMLNSAFSSFVQWRNPKKMVHFTTTNNLNMEKLREQLDHLHKEAQDTRNKANNARSRLLRLSEAAEKFRRQAAISVRTGKENDARDLLFQKKKIMQAMEKSKSRIELLDELAAKLNEAITMREKQLIGNVALDLEIATDDAPSPVRIVSPKDDNPDNSDENEDFNPETINLDDSQELQAPNDSNADLKTDNELKDLEASTSGNVSKEADRINNLKGVSSFEEFLERIDQQLRDIEVELVTFLRFSSLILESKEKLENSKVQQALDVLEGVHQLRGRIESIVQKKAGVH encoded by the exons atgatgctGAATTCTGCTTTTTCTTCATTTGTTCAATGGAGAAATCCAAAGAAAATGGTACATTTCACtactacaaataatttaaacatgGAGAAGCTCAGAGAACAATTAGACCATCTTCACAAAGAAGCTCAAGACACAAGAAACAaag CCAATAATGCAAGATCGAGGTTACTTAGGTTGTCTGAAGCAGCAGAGAAGTTTCGGAGACAAGCAGCCATTAGTGTTCGAACAGGAAAGGAGAATGACGCCAGGGATTTACTATTTCAAAAGAAGAAGATTATGCAAGCCATGGAGAAGTCAAAGAGTCGCATTGAATTACTCGATGAGCTTGCAGCAAAGCTTAATGAG GCGATAACTATGAGGGAGAAGCAGTTGATTGGAAATGTGGCTTTAGACCTTGAGATTGCTACAGATGATGCTCCAAGTCCTGTCCGAATAGTATCTCCGAAGGATGATAATCCAGACAATTCAGATGAAAACGAAGACTTCAACCCTGAAACAATAAATCTAGACGATAGCCAAGAATTGCAAGCTCCCAATGACAGTAATGCAGACCTCAAAACCGATAATGAATTGAAAGATCTCGAGGCATCAACAAGTGGGAACGTGTCCAAGGAAGCCGACAGGATCAATAATTTAAAGGGGGTATCTTCATTCGAGGAATTTTTGGAACGTATAGACCAACAACTGAGAGACATTGAAGTAGAACTTGTAAcctttttgagattttcatcgTTAATACTTGAAAGCAAAGAGAAACTAGAAAACTCAAAAGTACAGCAAGCACTCGATGTTCTTGAGGGTGTTCATCAGCTTAGAGGGAG AATTGAAAGCATAGTGCAGAAAAAAGCCGGTGTACATTGA
- the LOC107845475 gene encoding uncharacterized protein LOC107845475, whose product MSSVTHESAEMNNGTKNRENHKQQFSRDVMLGSELWTDGLLCAFEFVRSQRKTNGARSTEHHASREPKKQPFYKRGASKFPPQDVDKDDFIEPHRPTESRYVDIENGDGQSYQQDYPSYQQDYPYYSLERSPGSYWIPIGWARISELLQTVNIDSAWASQPVDLSDEEDDVTVADVAAPYWQRPVGPTWWCHVAAGHPSVNAWLSKAQWLHPAISTALRDESKLISERMKHLLYEVPVRVAGGLLFELLGQSVGDPYVEEDDIPAVIRSWQAQNFLITALHVKGSASNINVIGIAEVQELLAAGSSNVPRTIHEVVALLACRLARWDDRLYRKYIFGAADEAELKFMNRRTHEDVQLFSVILNQEIRRLSTQVIRVKWSLHAREEIVFELLQHLRGNTAKILLQGILKSTRQMIGEQEAVRGRLFTIQDVMQSTVRAWLQDRSLRVQHNLGVFGGCGLVLSIITGLFGINVDGIPGNQGAPYAFAFFSLALVVVGAGLIAIGLIYLGLKKPFMEEQVEVRKLELQELVKMFQHEAESHVQVRKDAASDAKKPVGSTGITPDGDKYVVIS is encoded by the exons ATGAGTAGTGTAACTCATGAGAGTGCAGAAATGAACAATGGTACAAAGAATCGAGAGAATCATAAACAGCAATTTTCCCGAGATGTCATGCTGGGTAGTGAGCTATGGACAGATGGTCTGCTTTGTGCCTTTGAATTTGTCCGTAGCCAGCGGAAGACAAATGGCGCGAGATCGACTGAACATCATGCTTCAAGGGAACCTAAAAAACAACCATTCTATAAAAGGGGAGCGAGTAAGTTCCCACCGCAAGATGTTGACAAGGACGACTTTATAGAACCTCATCGTCCCACAGAATCTAGATATGTCGACATCGAGAACGGGGATGGCCAAAGTTATCAGCAAGACTATCCAAGTTATCAGCAAGACTATCCTTATTATTCTCTAGAAAGGTCTCCCGGTAGTTACTGGATACCAATAGGCTGGGCTAGAATATCTGAGCTGCTTCAGACTGTGAATATTGATAGTGCTTGGGCCTCTCAGCCTGTTGATCTCAGTGATGAGGAAGATGACGTCACTGTAGCAGATGTTGCAGCTCCATACTGGCAACGTCCAGTTGGACCAACTTGGTGGTGTCACGTAGCTGCGGGTCACCCTTCCGTCAATGCATGGTTAAGCAAGGCTCAGTGGCTACATCCTGCCATAAGTACTGCCTTGCGAGATGAAAGCAAGCTGATCAGTGAACGTATGAAGCACCTTCTCTATGAG GTGCCGGTTAGAGTTGCGGGTGGATTACTCTTTGAACTCTTAGGGCAGTCAGTTGGTGATCCTTATGTCGAAGAAGATGACATCCCAGCTGTCATACGATCGTGGCAAGCACAAAATTTCTTGATAACTGCATTGCATGTTAAAGGATCTGCATCAAATATCAATGTGATAGGTATTGCAGAAGTCCAG GAACTACTCGCCGCTGGCTCATCTAATGTTCCACGAACAATTCATGAGGTAGTAGCACTCCTAGCTTGTCGCCTGGCTCGGTGGGATGACAG GTTATATCGGAAGTATATTTTTGGGGCAGCTGATGAAGCTGAACTGAAGTTCATGAACAG GAGAACCCATGAAGACGTGCAGTTGTTCAGTGTAATTTTGAATCAAGAGATTAGAAGGCTGTCGACACAG GTTATCCGAGTAAAATGGTCTTTACATGCAAGAGAAGAGATTGTATTCGAGCTTCTCCAACATCTTAGAGGAAATACTGCAAAGATTTTGCTTCAAGGAATACTAAAAAGTACAAGACAAATGATTGGAGAACAAGAAGCAGTTCGTGGCCGCTTGTTTACAATTCAAGACGTCATGCAGAGTACTGTCCGTGCTTGGCTACAG GATCGGAGCCTTCGAGTCCAACATAATCTAGGAGTTTTTGGGGGCTGCGGACTTGTTCTTTCTATTATCACAGGGCTATTCGGGATAAATGTGGACGGAATTCCTGGAAACCAGGGAGCCCCATATGCGTTTGCCTTCTTCTCTCTTGCCCTCGTCGTGGTAGGGGCTGGGTTAATTGCTATCGGATTAATCTATCTTGGGTTGAAAAAACCATTCATGGAGGAGCAAGTCGAGGTGAGAAAACTAGAGTTACAAGAACTCGTCAAGATGTTCCAGCACGAGGCGGAATCACACGTGCAGGTTCGAAAGGATGCTGCTTCAGACGCCAAGAAGCCAGTTGGTTCGACAGGTATAACGCCAGATGGAGACAAATATGTTGTCATTAGTTGA